The DNA sequence CCTGATCCGCTTCGGGACGCTCACCCCGGAGATGGCCGAACTCCTGCAGGCGTGCGTGCAGGCGCGGCTGAACATCATCGTCTCCGGAGGCACGGGTAGCGGTAAGACCACCCTGCTCAACGTCCTGTCCTCATTCATCCCCGAGGGCGAGCGCATCGTCACCATCGAGGACGCGGTGGAGCTGCAGATGCAACAGGACCACGTGGTGAGGCTGGAGGCCCGGCCCGCGAACATCGAGGGCAAGGGCGAGATCAGTATCCGCGACCTCGTACGCAACTCCCTGCGTATGCGGCCCGACCGCATCGTGGTGGGCGAGGTCCGCGGCGGTGAGACCCTGGACATGCTGCAGGCGATGAACACCGGCCACGACGGGTCGCTGTCGACGGTGCACGCCAACTCCCCCCGGGACGCGATCGCCCGCCTGGAGACCCTGGTGCTCATGGCCGGGATGGACCTCCCGCTGCGCGCCATCCGCGAGCAGATCGCCTCGGCCGTGGACGTGATCATCCAGCTCACGCGCCTACGGGACGGCACCCGACGCGTCACCGCGGTCACCGAGGTCCAGGGGATGGAGGGGCAGACCGTCACCCTGCAGGACGCCTTTCTCTTCGACTACGCCGCGGGACTCGACGCGAAGGGGAAGTTCCTCGGCAAGCCGATTCCCACGGGTGTGCGGCCGCGGTTCACCGACCGGTTCAACGAGCTGGGCATCGCCCTCTCGCCGCGGGTGTTCGGCTCCGCCACCGCGTCGGGACAGTCAGGGGGTACGCGGTGACCTCGGGCGGCCTCTCCCCGGTGACCATCGGGGTGGGGGCCCTCTCGATCGCCCTTCTGGTCGCAGGATACGTCCTGGTGCGGTTCCTCACCCGCACGCGTCTCCCACGGGATCGGCGCCGCCCCACGGACGTCGACCTCCCGGGTCCCGTGACGCGGGCCTCGACAGCGCTGACGACGGCGATCGACACGATGCTCCGCCGCCGGGGGACGCCGGGTGCCGGGGCTCTGGCCGAGGCCGGGGTGAAGATGCGCCTCCAGGACTTCGTCTTTCTGGTGATCGTGGCCGCTCTCGCCGCCACCGCGTTGGGTGTCGTCGTCTCGGGGCCACTGCTCGGCATCGTGCTGGGCATCCTCACCCCCGTGGCCGCCAGGGTGGGACTGTCGGTCAAAGCCGGTCGTCGCCGGGCCGCCTTCGCCGATCAGCTGGACGATTCGCTCCAACTGATGGCCAGCAGCCTCCGGGCCGGGCACAGCCTCCTGCAGGCACTGGCCTCGGTATCCCGCGAGGCCGAGGCACCGACCTCCGAGGAGTTCGCCCGGATCATCAACGAGACGCGGGTGGGCCGCGAGCTCGCCCCGGCGCTCGAGGAGACCGCCCAGCGGATGGGCAGCCAGGACTTCGTCTGGGTGACCCAGGCCATCGCCATCAACCGTGAGGTCGGCGGCAACCTCGCCGAGGTGCTCGACGGCGTGGGCCACACCATCCGCGAACGCAACCAGATCCGCCGTCAGGTCCAGGCGCTGGCGGCGGAGGGGAAACTCTCGGCCTACATCCTCATGGCTCTGCCGATCGGGATCGCGGGGTTCCTCTTCATGACCAACCCCGCGTACATGGTCCCGTTCACCCAGAGCCTGCTCGGCTACGCGCTGATCGTCGTCGCCCTGATCCTGCTGGTCGCCGGCGGATTGTGGCTGCGAAAGACCGTCAACATCAAGTTCTAGACCCGCCCCCGGAACCAGAAAGGAGCGCGCTGTGTCCTCCTCGGCCCTGTTCGCCGTCCTCGCCCTCAGCCTGGCCGTGGCGCTGGTGGTCTGGACCGTCGTCACCGGACTCGGGGGAGATCGCGCCCGCACTGTCGCCAACCTCACACTCGGTCTGGACACTGCATCGTCTGACGGGAGTCCCGCCCAGGACGACGAGGCGACTCCCGGAGCGCTGATCGTATTGGCGCGACGCCTGACCCCGGCCGGGTCCATACGGATGCTGGAGAGACTGCTCTCCCGCGCGGGCCACCCGCCCGGGTGGACGCTGGACCGGCTGCTGGTGGTGAAGCTCGCCCTGGGGCTGGGGGTCGGCACCCTGAGCGTGCTGTTCATCCGCAGCGCGGAAGGCCCGCTTCCACTCCTGCTCGGCCTCGCGACCACCGTGGTCTGCTACTTCCTCCCCGAACTGCTCCTGCACAGCCGGGGACAGGAACGGAGCCAGGCCATCCAGCTCGAGTTGGCCGATACCCTCGACCAGATGACCATCGCGGTGGAAGCCGGGCTCGGTTTCGACTCCGCCATGTCCCGAGCCGGCAAGAACGGGACGGGCCCCCTCGCCGAGGAACTGGTCCGGACTCTGCAGGAGATCCAGGTCGGCCAGACCCGCAGGCAGGCCTACGAGTCACTGGCCACCCGCAGCGACGTCGCCGACCTGCGACGCTTCGTCCGCGCCATCATCCAGGCCGACGCCTACGGGATCTCGATCGCCGACGTCCTGCGGACCCAGGCCGCGGAAATGCGGATGAAGCGCCGCCAACGCGCGGAGGAGAAGGCCATGCAGATCCCCGTCAAGGTGATCTTCCCGCTCATCCTCTGCATCCTGCCGGTACTGTTCATCGTGCTCCTGGGCCCCACCGCGATGAACATGATGGAGGCATTCTCCTAGTGCTCCCGAGCACCGCCGCGACCATGACCGCGATCATCACCGCGGCGGTATGCGCGGCACTGGCCGGCGCGCTGACCGGGTGGATCCGCTCGGTCGCCGACTCCGACTCCCGCTGGCTGCGCTCCGGTCTCCACGTGGGTCTGGCCGCGGCGGGCGGCGCGGGGGCCGCCGGGCTGGCCGGCACCGGATCCGTCGAGACCCTTCCCGAGCTGGTGGCGTTCGCGGCCCTGGCCGTGGCGTGCGCGGTCCTCGTGCCGATCGACCTGGCCGTGCACCGGCTGCCCGACGTCATCGTCGTCCCCTTGTACCCGGTCCTACTGGCGGCACTGGGCGCGGCCGCGATGGTCACCGGCGACTGGGGCGCACTGGGTCGCGCCGCCGCGGCGGCGCTCGCCCTGCTCGCCCTCTACTTCACCCTGGCGTTCATCAACCCCTCGGGACTCGGGTTGGGCGACGTCAAGCTCGCCGGCGTCCTCGGCCTGTTTCTCGGATGGCTGGGCTGGTACTACGTGCTCGTCGGGACGCTGGCGGCGTTCGCGATCAACGCGGTGGTGGCGCTGGTGTTGCTCGCCATCCGTAGAGCGAACCGCCACACCGGCATCGCGTTCGGTCCCGCGATGATCGCCGGTGCGGCGGTGACCGCCTGGCTGTCGGTCGCAGGCTAGTCCGAGATCGCCTCCAACGGATCGGTCTTGGCAGCGCGATGCGCGGGCCACAGCGAGGCCAGGACGCCCA is a window from the Dietzia sp. JS16-p6b genome containing:
- a CDS encoding A24 family peptidase; the protein is MLPSTAATMTAIITAAVCAALAGALTGWIRSVADSDSRWLRSGLHVGLAAAGGAGAAGLAGTGSVETLPELVAFAALAVACAVLVPIDLAVHRLPDVIVVPLYPVLLAALGAAAMVTGDWGALGRAAAAALALLALYFTLAFINPSGLGLGDVKLAGVLGLFLGWLGWYYVLVGTLAAFAINAVVALVLLAIRRANRHTGIAFGPAMIAGAAVTAWLSVAG
- a CDS encoding CpaF family protein gives rise to the protein MSLSERLRAAKSPDAAVTVVSPVAPVTPVAGPPATSPEATAAPVAPGPVVAPTSDDPSPSPAGGDALSKLKERASAALFERMGARLNNPSLTEEQLHALVRSELNQVVEEETVPLTSEQRKRLIADIQDDVLGHGPLERLLADPTVTEIMVNGPDMIYIEQGGKLSRSAARFTSEEDLRRVIERIVSRIGRRIDESSPLVDARLADGSRVNAVVPPLAVNGSSLTIRKFSRDPFKVPDLIRFGTLTPEMAELLQACVQARLNIIVSGGTGSGKTTLLNVLSSFIPEGERIVTIEDAVELQMQQDHVVRLEARPANIEGKGEISIRDLVRNSLRMRPDRIVVGEVRGGETLDMLQAMNTGHDGSLSTVHANSPRDAIARLETLVLMAGMDLPLRAIREQIASAVDVIIQLTRLRDGTRRVTAVTEVQGMEGQTVTLQDAFLFDYAAGLDAKGKFLGKPIPTGVRPRFTDRFNELGIALSPRVFGSATASGQSGGTR
- a CDS encoding type II secretion system F family protein, coding for MTSGGLSPVTIGVGALSIALLVAGYVLVRFLTRTRLPRDRRRPTDVDLPGPVTRASTALTTAIDTMLRRRGTPGAGALAEAGVKMRLQDFVFLVIVAALAATALGVVVSGPLLGIVLGILTPVAARVGLSVKAGRRRAAFADQLDDSLQLMASSLRAGHSLLQALASVSREAEAPTSEEFARIINETRVGRELAPALEETAQRMGSQDFVWVTQAIAINREVGGNLAEVLDGVGHTIRERNQIRRQVQALAAEGKLSAYILMALPIGIAGFLFMTNPAYMVPFTQSLLGYALIVVALILLVAGGLWLRKTVNIKF
- a CDS encoding type II secretion system F family protein; protein product: MSSSALFAVLALSLAVALVVWTVVTGLGGDRARTVANLTLGLDTASSDGSPAQDDEATPGALIVLARRLTPAGSIRMLERLLSRAGHPPGWTLDRLLVVKLALGLGVGTLSVLFIRSAEGPLPLLLGLATTVVCYFLPELLLHSRGQERSQAIQLELADTLDQMTIAVEAGLGFDSAMSRAGKNGTGPLAEELVRTLQEIQVGQTRRQAYESLATRSDVADLRRFVRAIIQADAYGISIADVLRTQAAEMRMKRRQRAEEKAMQIPVKVIFPLILCILPVLFIVLLGPTAMNMMEAFS